A section of the Humulus lupulus chromosome 2, drHumLupu1.1, whole genome shotgun sequence genome encodes:
- the LOC133819397 gene encoding probable protein phosphatase 2C 40 yields the protein MIKPEGELKVSFGYQCYGNRGSSSEISGGYEFVPGIQRTGSFSCLSGAAISANATLANTNICNGLIGEEILPSLDSPNSFRKVSSSPSLSRLDILSSSLPNSMSNLSCSPSTPTELLDYDSYPFSSMSAPSRNESFLNPMEVQVAGGAAGEDRVQAVCSEENGWLFCAIYDGFNGRDAADFLAGTLYDTIIFHFSSLDWVQNQKFIESSDCPGLDGSSQYVLGDSSFVNKGKCPFELDGNKDSCSDISKSRTYPEVQKSPESFRQEVLDSLQRALNQAESDFLYMVEQEMEDRPDLVSIGSCVLIVFLHGEDLYTLNLGDSRAVLATDCKDDDLNGSKKLKAIQLTENHTVDDEDEKNRVLCEHPDDPMAIVGGKVKGKLKVTRAFGVGYLKKKILNDALMGILRVQNLMSPPYVSTQPSLNVHRISKSDQFVIIGSDGLFDFFSNDEAVELVSYYIARNPYGDPAKFLVEQLVIKAANRAGFSMEELMDIPAGRRRKYHDDVTVMVINLGSNQRTTKASTCI from the exons ATGATTAAACCTGAGGGAGAACTCAAAGTGAGCTTTGGTTATCAGTGCTATGGTAACAGAGGCAGCTCTAGTGAGATATCCGGTGGGTATGAATTTGTGCCCGGAATCCAAAGGACTGGCAGTTTCTCTTGCTTGTCTGGTGCTGCTATAAGTGCTAATGCCACTCTTGCCAATACAAATATTTGTAATGGCTTAATAGGGGAAGAAATACTTCCCAGTTTGGACTCTCCTAATTCATTCCGGAAGGTTTCCTCCTCCCCAAGTCTTTCAAGGTTGGATATATTATCATCTTCCCTCCCAAATAGTATGTCGAACTTAAGTTGTAGCCCATCTACTCCAACCGAACTGCTTGACTATGATTCTTACCCTTTTAGCTCTATGAGTGCTCCATCTAGAAATGAAAGCTTTCTTAATCCTATGGAAGTACAGGTGGCTGGAGGAGCTGCTGGTGAAGATCGGGTTCAAGCTGTTTGTTCTGAAGAAAATGGATGGCTCTTTTGTGCCATTTATGATGGTTTTAATGGAAGAGATGCAGCTGATTTTCTTGCTGGGACATTgtatgatactattatatttcACTTCAGTTCATTAGACTGGGTACAGAACCAGAAATTTATTGAATCTTCAGATTGTCCAGGCTTGGATGGATCTTCTCAATATGTTCTAGGTGATAGTAGCTTTGTAAACAAGGGAAAATGCCCTTTTGAGCTTGATGGAAACAAGGATTCGTGCAGTGATATTTCTAAAAGTAGGACATACCCTGAAGTTCAAAAGTCACCTGAGTCATTTAGGCAAGAAGTGCTTGATAGTCTTCAACGAGCTCTTAATCAGGCTGAGTCTGACTTCCTGTATATGGTTGAGCAGGAAATGGAGGATCGTCCAGATTTGGTTTCTATTGGGTCCTGTGTTCTGATTGTGTTTCTTCATGGAGAAGATTTATACACATTAAATTTAGGGGATAGCAGAGCTGTATTGGCAACAGACTGCAAGGACGATGACTTGAATGGGAGTAAGAAACTGAAAGCTATCCAGCTTACTGAGAATCATACAGTTGATGATGAGGATGAAAAAAATCGAGTGTTGTGTGAGCATCCTGATGATCCTATGGCCATAGTAGGTGGAAAAGTGAAAGGAAAATTGAAGGTTACCCGTGCATTTGGAGTTGGTTACTTGAAAAAG AAAATTCTGAATGATGCGCTGATGGGTATTCTTCGAGTTCAAAACCTTATGAGCCCCCCATATGTTTCCACTCAACCCTCATTGAATGTGCATAGGATTTCAAAATCTGACCAATTTGTTATAATTGGTAGCGATGGGTTGTTTGACTTCTTTAGCAATGATGAGGCAGTAGAGCTCGTGAGTTACTATATCGCCAGAAACCCTTATGGTGACCCTGCTAAGTTTTTAGTGGAGCAGCTTGTAATTAAAGCAGCCAACCGTGCAG GTTTCAGTATGGAAGAGTTGATGGATATTCCAGCAGGTAGGAGGAGGAAATATCATGATGATGTAACTGTTATGGTGATTAACCTTGGATCAAACCAGCGCACTACAAAGGCATCAACCtgcatatga